The Thermomonospora amylolytica sequence TGCTGCTGGTCCTCGGCGAGCGTGCCGAGCGGGTCGCTGCGGTTCAGCGGCAGCTGCAGCGACTTGCGCTGCTCGTCCAGCTCCTGGCGCAGCCTGTGCAGCGCCTCCTGCCAGAAGGCGACGTACACGTCCTGGGTGCAGGCCGGGTTGGGCCGGCCGAGGTAGCCGCACAGCTCGTCGAACAGCAGGTTGCGGATCTCGGCGACCCGGAACGTGCGCGACACCAGCTCCTTGCGCACCGGGTCGGACTCGCTGGCCAGGTTCAGCAGCCCGAACAGCAGCGGCCGGCGCAGGCTCTCGATCTCCAGCACCCATTCCAGGCACTTCTCGAACGGCGGCTTGTCCTGCGGCTGCTGCCAGTTCGGGTCCAGGTAGGACAGCACGAACTGCTTGACCTTCAGCTCGCCCATCTCGTCCCAGGGGCCGAGGGCCACGGCCTGGGTGTAGTAGGTGCGCGTCACGTCGCCGTGCCGCCGTTCGGCGGCGCACAGGTCGCCCATCGCCGCGCCGAAGGCGCGCAGCGCCCGGCGGAACAGGTCGTCGTCGGTCTGGTTGAGGTCGCGCAGGATGCGGGCCACCGAGAGGTTGTAGGCCGCCCGGTCGGCCGAGCGGCGCGCGCCCAGCTTGCGGATCAGCGCCTCCAGCTCCTGGACGTCCTTCTCGCTGAGCGTGCCCTCCTGCACCCGCAGCGGGTTCACCCCGGCGTACTCGCACCGGTCCAGGTGCAGCAGCAGCACGGGGCTGATCGAGCCCGGCTGCTCGGGGCTCCAGTCGGTCTTGGCCAGCAGCTTGTCGATGTTGTCCCAGATGCCGGTGCGCTCGGCCTTCTCCAGCTCCGCCCAGATGTCGCGGAACTCGGGGTTGCGCGGCCCGTGCCGCAGCAGCCGCTCGGCCGCGTTCCGGGCGCTGCGCGCGTCCCGCAGCTTGCGGTACGCCACGATCAGCCGTTTGAGCAGCCCGGTCCGCACCTGGCGGGAGTGGTCCTCCTCCAGCATCTGCTCCAGCAGCGCGGCCGCCTCCTCCCAGCGGCCCAGCGACCCGACGATCGTGATGATCATGTTCCGGTGCTGCAGCGTCTCCTTGACCTCGACGTTCGGGTCGCGCAGCAGCTCCAGCGCCTCCTCGCTGCGCTTGCGGCGGTGCAGCAGCCAGGCCAGGCTGCGCACCGCGCGCTCGATGTCGCCGCCCCGGGCGATCGTCTGGCGGTAGAGCTCCTCGGCCTTGTCCAGGTCCTTCTCCTGGGTCTCGGCCCGCTGCGCCTGCGCGTACAGGGACGCCCGGTTCTGGCCGGCCGGGGCTTTGACCGGGCGGCGCGGCGCGGGGGAGGAGCCGCCGGCCGGAGCCTTCTCCCGGCGCGCGACCTCGACGATCTCCAGCAGCTCGGGATGGCCCGGGTGGTCGGCGAGCGCCCGCTGCGCGATCTTCAGCGCGTCGTCGAACCGGCCGAGATTGAGCTTGTTGCGCGCGGCGAGCACGTGCAGCAGGGGATCGCCGGGACTGATCGTCTCGGCCGCCGGGCCCGGCGGGGCGGCCGCGGAAGCGGGCCGGGCCTGCGGCACGGCGGCGGGCGCGCCCGGATGGGGGGCCGCGGCGGCGGGCTGCGCCGGAGCGGACGACGTCGCGGCCGGGCGGTGCCGTTCCGCCGCTCCGGGCTCGAGGGCGTCGAGGACCTGGGCGAGGTCGTCCCACCGGGCGGTGGTCAGGGACAGCAGCGGCTCCAGGGCCGGCATCCGCTCGCGGGCCAGTTCCGCCACCAGGTACAGCCCGGCCCGCACCGCCACCGTCCGCTGCACGGCGCCGGCGTGCGCCGCGGCGAGCACCGGGACCGGCAGACGGGTGTCCCCGCTCCGCAGGACGAGGGCGAGGAAGGCGCACAGCAGCCGGTCGTCGGTCTGCTCGGCGGGCGTCGTGCGGAGCCCCTCCCCGAGCGTGGCCGCGGCCTTCTCGACCTCGCCCCCGCGCAGGTGCAGCACGGCCAGGTCCCAGGCGTAGCGCCCGCCGTAGGGCGCGGCCCAGGTCATCCATTCGGCGGCCTGCCGCCGGGCGGCGGCGGTGCCGCCGTGCTCCAGCAGCAGCAGCGCGGCCAGATGGTACGCCGGGGCGTATCCGCACTCGTCCGCCGCGGCGACCAGGTCGCGGATCGCCTGGCGCGCGCGGGCGGGCTCGCGCAGGGTGTTCGACGCCTCGAGCCGGTTCTTGACGCGGTTGAGGTGCTTTTCGACCTCCTTGGCGGCGGTGTAGGAGAGCCGGATCGCGGGATCCAGGCCGAAGACCGGCGCGGTCGTCTCGGCCTGCTCCAGGTCGACCGCGAACTCCTCCCGCAGCCGGTCCCAGGCCGGCGACGGCGCCGCCGGCGCGGGCGGCGGGACCGGCCGGGCGGCCGGCGGGGACTCCGGCACCTGCGCCGGGGTCCGGGCCGCCTCGATCTGCTCGATCGAGCCGGCCTGCACGATCGCGGGCCCCGTCTCGGTCATCAGGACCAGGCTGTCGGTGTCGGTGTCGATCACCTCCAGCCGGCCCCGTACGGACCGCCCCCCGCTCCGATGAACAATGATGTCCGAGCCGACGGAATACCATCGCCGGACAAGCCCCAGATCCACGGACAAACCCTAACCGGCCGCGAATGAAAGAGCCCGCCTTTTGCGGACACTCCCCTTTGATACCGGCCGAATTACGGATAAGGGCTGCTTTCGGGTACGCCGTCATCCGGCCGCGGCGAACTGCGAACGGCGGCGCCCGCGACGCCGCCAGCAGCCGTTCGTACTCGTAGGCGGCGCGCTCGTGATGTCCCAGCTCCATGCAGCGCGTGGCGAAAAGGAAGCAGGCGGGGAGCGTGGAATCCATCGCGGGATCGCATCGGGCCGCGTCGGCGACGAGCCGTTCGAGTTCGGCGAACGCGGGAACGTCCTCGAGCGCCGGCCTGCGGAAACGCACCAGGACGGCCATCGCCTCCCGCAGGGCCCGTTCGAACGCACCCGTCCTGCTCGGCCCGTTCCCGTCCGGTCGCCGCTGCCCGGACCGATGATCGAGTGTGCTGCAAAGATCCACTCCGGTCCAGCCCGCCCGGGACGCGAAGCCGCTGGGAGCAGCCCTAGAAGAGTATTCTAGAATCTTGTTCGCCGAGGTCGGCGTCCTGCCGGCCACACCTGCACCCAGCCACAGGAAGGGAGCGCGCCGTGCGCCGGACGCTGTTCAACGAGGACCACGAGGCCTTCCGGGAGACCATCCGGGACTTCATCGAGGCCGAGGTCGCCCCCGTCTACGACGAGTGGGAGGCCGCCGGCCACCCGCCGCGCGACTTCTACTACAAGCTCGGCGAGCTGGGCGTCTTCGGCATCCAGGTGCCCGAGGAGTACGGCGGCGCCGGCGAGACCAGCTTCAAGTACCAGGCGATCATCTCCGAGGAGTGCGCCCGCGCCGCGGTGAGCTTCGGCGGCTACGGCGTGCACGTCAACCTGGTGCTGCCCTACCTGCTCAAGTACGCCAACGAGGAGCAGAAGAAGCGCTGGCTGCCGCCGTTCGTGTCCGGCGAGACGATGTTCGCCATCGCGATGACCGAGCCCGGCACCGGCTCGGACCTGGCGGGCATACAGACCACCGCCAAGCGCGACGGCGACCACTACATCCTCAACGGCGCCAAGACCTTCATCACCGGCGGCGTGCTCGCCGACCGGATGCTGGTGGTGGCGCGCACCTCCCCGCCCACCCCGGAGAACCGCCGCGCGGGCCTGTCGATCCTGGTCGTGGACACCAAGAGCGAGGGCTACTCGGTGGGCCGCAAGCTGGAGAAGATCGGGCTGCGCAGCTCCGACACCGCCGAGCTGTCGTTCAGCGACGTGCGCGTCCCGGTGGAGGACCTGCTCGGCGAGGAGGGGCGCGGGTTCGAGTACCTCACCCACAACCTGGCCGAGGAGCGCCTGGGCATCGCGGTCGCCTCCTACGCCTCGGCCGCCGCCGCCGTCGAGTTCGCCAAGAAGTACGTCCAGGAGCGCACCGTCTTCGGCAAGACGGTCTCCTCGTTCCAGAACACCAAGTTCGTGCTCGCCGAGTGCGCGACCGAGGTCGAGGCCGCCCGCTCGATCGTGGACCGCTCGATCGAGGCCCTGGACGCCGGTGAGCTCACCCCCGCCGACGCCGCCATGGCCAAGCTGTTCTGCACCGAGGTGCAGGCCCGGGTCGTCGACAAGTGCCTGCAGCTGCACGGCGGCTACGGCTACATCCTGGAGTACCCGATCGCCCGCCTGTACACCGACGCCCGCGTCGCCCGGATCTACGGCGGCACCAGCGAGGTGCTCAAGACCATCATCGCCAAGTCGATCGGCGTCTGAGCGCGGACGGCGCCCGGGGCCGCCCCCGCCGCCGAGCCCGCCGGGCTCAGCGACGGGGGCCGGTCTCCAGCGCCGCGCGGTCCCAGCCGCCCAGTTCGGCGGCCGAGGCATAGGTGGCGTCCAGGAACTCCGCCAGCATCCGATCCGGGTCCGCCGCGTCGGCCACCGCCTCGTACGGGAGCAGGAACTGGCGGTACTCCGGGCTGTAGAACGCCGCGGCCGGACCGGCGGGCCGGTCGGCGTAGCCGTCCGGTTCGGGGTAGGCGTAGGCGTAGAACGCGCCCTCCTCCCCGCCGCCGGGCCAGAATCCGCAACTGGCCACCTCGTGCGAGTAGCTCTCGGTCATCACCCAGTCCGGGCAGTTGGGGAAGCCGCCGGGGTGCGGCGGGGCGGGCCGTCCGGAGAACCGGGTGCAGGCCAGGTCGAAGGAGCCCCAGAAGAAGTGCACCGGGCTGACCTTGCCGACGAAACCCGACCGGAAGCGGCCGAGGACCCGATGGGCCTGCAGGAGCTGGCGCCAGAACAGCCGCGCCGCCTCCGGGTCGTAGGAGGCGTGCCGGTGGTCCTCGTCGAAGGGGATGGCCTGCTCCACCTCGTTGGGCCTGGTCCGGATGCGCGTGGGGATCCCCAGCTCCTCCAGCACGGCCATGACCTCGGCATAGAACCGCGCGACCGGTTCGGGCCCCAGCGCCACCCGGCGGACGCCGCCGTCGCTGACGCGGATGCGCAACTGGTGGTCGAGGAAGTCGAACCCGATGTCGAAGGCCCCGTCCCCGTACGGGATCGCCGACGTCGTCAACCCTCGCGGGCCGACGTACAAGGTGACGTGCCACCAGTGGTTGAGCGGCGGGGTGTGGGCCATCCGGATCTTGCCGACGATCTGGGTCCACATGTGCAGCGTGTCGCGGGTCTCGGTCCAGTCCGACACCCGCAGCCGCGGCCATGCCGATGCGCCCCGTCCGCTCCGGGACGCCCTCTGCTCGGTCATCTCCCCTCCCGCCGCCGTGGCCGGCACCGGTACGGCCCCCTCGCGCCTCCTGACCCCTCATCCGGCCTATGCCCCGTACCGGCAGGCGGAAGCGCCGACGACGTCACCGCGACGGGAACCGGGACGAGACGGACCGGATGCGGCGTTCCCCGGCGGGCATCATCTTCGGAAGCGCACCGCGAGGGAGGGTTCATGCCGACCGACCAGCACGGCCTGACGATCGGCTCGGCGAGCGGCGCCGCCGTTCGGCACTACGACAACGCGATCCACGAGCTGCTGCACTTCCGCCCGGAGGTCGTCGCCGAGGCGCGCGCCGCCCTGGAGGAGGACCCCGGGTTCGTCCTGGGGCACGTGCTGTCGGCGTACCTCGGGGTGCTGAGCACCGAGGCGGACAATGCCCGGGCGGCGCGGGAACGGTTCGCGGGGTTCCGCGCCGGGGTGGACGCGTCCGGCCTGCCGCCGCGGGAACGGGCCCATCTCGAGGCGGTCGAGCACCTGCTGGAAGGGGACTTCCGGACATGCGGGGCCCTGCTCGCGCGCATCACCGAAGAGCACCCCAGGGACGCCCTGGCGCTGATCGCGGGACACCAGATCGACTTCTTCACCGGTGACGCCCGTTCGCTGCGCGACCGGATCGGGAGAGCCCTGCCGGCCTGGCACGAGGACGACCGGCACTTCGGCCAGATCCTGGGCATGTACGCGTTCGGGCTGGAGGAGACCGGTGACTACGACCGGTCGGAGGAGGCGGGCCTGCGCGCGGTGGAGCTGGACCCCAAGGACGTGTGGGGCATCCACGCCGTGGCGCACACCTACGAGATGCAGGGCCGCTTCCGGAAGGGGATCGACTACCTCGACGCCAGGCTGGCCGACTGGTCGACCGGCACGTTCTTCAACGTGCACACCTGGTGGCACTACACGCTGTACGCGCTGGAGGCCGGGGACACGGCACGGGCGCTGGACGTCTACGACGCCGTGCTGCACGGGCCGGAGACCGCCGAGACCGCGTTGCAGCTGGTGGACGCGTCGGCGCTGCTGTGGCGTCTGCTGCTGGAGGGCGACGACCAGACCGCGCGGTGGAAGGCGCTGGCCGACGCGTGGACGCCGAAGATGGACGAGCCGTTCTACGCGTTCAACGACGTGCACGCGGTGATGGCCTTCGTCGGCGCCGGGCGGTTCACCGAGGCCGACAGGCTGATCGCCTCCAGGGAGTCCGCTGCGGCCTCCGGTCGTCTCGGTGTCAGCAACCATGCGATGACCGTCCGGGTCGGCCTCCCCGTGTGCCGGGCACTGGCCGCCTACGGACGAGGCGACCACGACGGCGCGGTGAAGGCGCTGTATCCGATCAGGCACCGTCTGAACGAGTTCGGCGGCAGCCACGCCCAGCGCGACGCCGTGCAGAAGACGCTGCTGGAGGCGGCGCTCAGGGGCGGGCGCCTCGACCTGGCCCGGACGCTGGTGGGCGAACGGATCGACCTCCGGCCGAGCAGCCCGTTCAACTGGCTCAAGCACGCCGCGGTCGCCGAGCGGCTGGGGGACCGCGCCGCCGCTGCCGCCGCCCGGTCCCGCGCGGCCGGACTCCGGGCCGCCACGGATCTCTAGGCTGCGGGCATGGGAGAGATCCTGGTCGGCACCTCGTCATGGACGGACAAGACCCTGCTCGACTCGGGCTGGTACCCGCCGGAGGCCAGGACCGCCGAGGACCGGCTGCGGTTCTACGCCTCCAGGTTCCGGCTGGTCGAGGTGGACTCGACCTACTACGGCCCGCCCGCCGAACGAACCGTCGCCCTGTGGCGGGACCGCACGCCGGAGCGCTTCACGTTCAATGTCAAGGCGTTCTCACTGCTCACCGGGCACCCGACCCGGCCGGGCGCCATGTACCGGGATCTGCGGGACCGGCTCCCCGACAAGAAGACCCTGTATCTGAAGGACGTTCCCGAGGACGTCGTCGAGGCGGTGTGGCAGCGCTTCCTCGGCGCACTGCGCCCCCTGCACGAGGCCGGCAAGCTGGGCGCGATCCTCTTCCAGTTCCCCGGCTGGTTCCCGTTCGGCGAACGCGGCCGCCGCTACATCCTCCAGGTCAAGGAACGCTGCGCGCCGATGCGGATCTGCGTGGAGTTCCGCAACGCCACCTGGATGACCGCGGAGAACCGGCCCGCCACCCTGGACTTCCTGACCGAGCACGACCTGGCGTACGTGAGCGTGGACATGCCCCAGGGGCACACGACGTCGATCCCCCCGGTGCTCGCGGCCACCAGCGACCTGGCCGTCGTACGCTTCCACGGCCACAGCGAACGCTGGACCAGCGGCGACATCCGCGAACGGTTCGCCTACCTCTACAGCCCGGACGAACTGCGTACCTGGTCGTCCCGCCTGAGGACCCTCGCCGAACGCACCAAGACCACGCACGTCCTGTTCAACAACTGCTGCGCCGACCACTCCCAGCAGAACGCCGCCCAACTGGCCGCCCTCCTCACCGAGGACCCCGACCCCTCATCACCGTGACCGGCACGCCTCGTTCACGTCCGCGGTCAGTCCCGTACGACTGGGACAGGGCTTGTGGGTCAAGGGCGGAGGGGGCGCCGGGCGGCGGCCCTGGGGTGGGCCGCCGCCCGGACAGGTGTTCAGCTCAGGAGCGCGGCCAGTGCGTCGGCGGTGGCGGGGTGCTCGGTCAGCAGTGCCGTCACCTCCGGTGCGGCTCCCGGTGTCGTCGTCGCCGTGGTCGGCCAGTCGGGCGCAAGGCCCAGGAGAGCGGCCACCGCGTCGCATGCGGCGGGGTGGGCGGCCAGGAGCTCTCCGGCCGGGCCGCCGTCGGGGACGGCGGCGGACGGCGCGGGGGCCTCGGGGGCCGACCAGGGCGGGACCCACGAGTCCAGCGCCGCCAAGGTGGCCGGGAACGTCCGGCCGGCCTCCCTGACCAGGACCGGGACCATCTCCGCGGCATGGTCCTTCAACGTGGTGATCAGCTTCGGCAGCCACGGCAGCAGGACCGTGTCGGGGAGCCGGGCGAACGCCTTCGACAGGACCTCCACCACCAGCGACGCCAGCGCCGGGGCGGGCTCCAGGGCCTGGACGAAGCCGCTCAGGTAGAGCGGGAACGACGGCACCACCAGCGGGTTGTCCAGCAGTTCGTCGCACCGCCGCCGCAGCTCCGGCAGCGGCAGCAGGCCGAGCTGCGTCTGCGCCGCCCACAGCAGGGCGACCTTGGCGGGGGTCTCCGGATGCGACTGCTGGACGGCCAGTTCCAGCTGGGTGTGGTCGCAGCCGAGGGACAGCGCCAGGCTCTCCATCCCGAGCAGGAACCCGAGCATCGCCGCGACCTGCCGCACCCCGGTGTCGTCGTCGGTGAACGCGGTCGGCAGCAGCGTGCAGTAGTGCGCGTACCCGGCGGTGACGAACGCCTGGCACCAGGCCGGCAGTTCCGGCTCGGTCGCCTGGTAGTGGGTGAGCAGCCGCCGGATGCGGCGCAGCACCTCGGGCGCGTCGTCCACCGTGCGCTCGGCGGCCAGCAGCTCGACCGCGCGGGCTCCCAGCTCGTCGGTGAAGCGCCTGCTCCCCAGGTAGAGGATGGAGTCCTCCACGGCGGCGAGGGCGCCGGCGGCGGTCGCCTGCGGCGCGTGCACGCTCTTGCGGAGCCGCTGCTCGAGCACCTGCTCGACGGTGACGCCCTCGTACCCCAGCTCGACGATCGAGCGCATGTTCCGGCCGATCGCCAGGTCCCAGCTCTCCTGGATGGAACGTTCGCCCAGGCGGCGCGAGCCCATGATGGGCTGGACGGCGCCGTGCGGCAGCAGGCGGCGCAGGATCCACAGCAGGTCCGAGCACGGCCGCAGATGCGGATCGGCTTCCAGGTCGAGCAGCGCCCGCTGGATCGTGCGCTTCTCCAGGTCCAGGCCGAGCGGTGCGAGCCGGTCGAGCACGTCGCGGGCCAGCGGCGGCAGCGCGTCGTAGCCGACCGAGCCCACCCGGTCGCCGCCGAGCAGGATCTCGCACAGCCGGGCGATGTCGCGGCGGCCCGGCACGGCGTCCTTCTCGATGCAGGTGACCGCCGCGTCCTGGAAGTCGTACGGCGTCGGCCGCCGCCGCCCGCGGATTCCGGCCAGCAGGATCGAGGTCTCGTACACCGCGATGGCGTCGGCGGTGCTGGAGGCGTAGCCGTTCTTGCGGGCCAGCCGGACGATGTCCACGCACCAGCCGAGCAGCTCCTGCTCGTCGAGGCCGTCCGACGCGGGCGCGGCGGTCAGGAAGCCCGAGAGCCGGTCGGTCACGGGCGCGGGCGGTGCGGGCGGCTGCGCGGCCTTGGCGGGCTTCTTCTTCGTCGCCTGCGCACCGCCCAGCCGGAACGGTTTGAGGCCGCTGCGGCGCAGCGCCTTGCTCCAGGTCGCGGCGGCGATCGACACCGAACCGGGCGCCAGCCCGAACTGCGCCTCGATCGCCGAGTGGCTGGAGGGGATGAGCCCGTACTGCCAGCGCGTGGCCGTGCGCGGACTGATCTCGAACGTGCCGGTCGCACCGTGCAGCCCGAACTCCGCGACCCGGCTGGCCGCGTGGAAGGCGCCGCACACGTACAGGCAGTCGGCGGGATCGGCGCCCGAGGACGCCAGATGCTCGCGGATCCGCGTCCACATGTAGCGCTCACGGTCCTCGTCCACGGTGGTGCGGGCCGACCCCTCCGGCCGCAGCCGCCGGAACAGGCTGCCGATCAGCACCATCACCTGCCGGTAGGTGTCGTAGTCGGCGTCGACCAGCGGCTGCTCGACGTACTGGTCCCACCACTCCGACCAGTGCCGCACCTTGCCGTGGTGGAGCAGGTGCTCCTCCAGCTCGGCGAAGCGGGGACGCAGGTCGCCGATCTCGACGCCGACCGCGTCGCCGTGCAGCGCCGTCTCCTCGTCCTCGTTCTCGCCCTTGCCGGCGTCGTCGCCGTGCGGCTCCCACTGGAAGACGTGGTCGGTCGAGCGGTCCACCAGCACCAGCTCCACGCCGGGCGTGGTGAGCGCGTACGAGATCGCCTGGTACTCGGCGGACGCCTCGGTGATGGGCGCGATCACGCTGAGCGGCGCCCACTCCGCCGGGAAGCCGTCGATGTCGGTGGCGAACGACTGCAGGGCGACCGGCAGCGTGCAGTTGTGCAGCTCGTCCAGCAACGGCCGCAGGTCCTCGCACAGCTCCAGATAGACGACCTTCGGCCGCTTGTCGCGCAGCCGGCGGATCATCGCCGTCGCCGAGGACGGCGAGTGGTGGCACACCGGGAAGATCTCCAGCGGCTCGCGCAGCGCCCGGTCGACGTCCTCGACCAGCCCGCCCAGGATCTCCGCCACCGGCCCCGAG is a genomic window containing:
- a CDS encoding acyl-CoA dehydrogenase family protein; this translates as MRRTLFNEDHEAFRETIRDFIEAEVAPVYDEWEAAGHPPRDFYYKLGELGVFGIQVPEEYGGAGETSFKYQAIISEECARAAVSFGGYGVHVNLVLPYLLKYANEEQKKRWLPPFVSGETMFAIAMTEPGTGSDLAGIQTTAKRDGDHYILNGAKTFITGGVLADRMLVVARTSPPTPENRRAGLSILVVDTKSEGYSVGRKLEKIGLRSSDTAELSFSDVRVPVEDLLGEEGRGFEYLTHNLAEERLGIAVASYASAAAAVEFAKKYVQERTVFGKTVSSFQNTKFVLAECATEVEAARSIVDRSIEALDAGELTPADAAMAKLFCTEVQARVVDKCLQLHGGYGYILEYPIARLYTDARVARIYGGTSEVLKTIIAKSIGV
- a CDS encoding DUF5996 family protein; this translates as MTEQRASRSGRGASAWPRLRVSDWTETRDTLHMWTQIVGKIRMAHTPPLNHWWHVTLYVGPRGLTTSAIPYGDGAFDIGFDFLDHQLRIRVSDGGVRRVALGPEPVARFYAEVMAVLEELGIPTRIRTRPNEVEQAIPFDEDHRHASYDPEAARLFWRQLLQAHRVLGRFRSGFVGKVSPVHFFWGSFDLACTRFSGRPAPPHPGGFPNCPDWVMTESYSHEVASCGFWPGGGEEGAFYAYAYPEPDGYADRPAGPAAAFYSPEYRQFLLPYEAVADAADPDRMLAEFLDATYASAAELGGWDRAALETGPRR
- a CDS encoding DUF5682 family protein codes for the protein MSGPVTDAAHGPAAGGATDAMTDPADDAANDAAAGAVNSAAAGGAAEPVAGLDVAAGPFGELREQLLGAAERFGSGPVAEILGGLVEDVDRALREPLEIFPVCHHSPSSATAMIRRLRDKRPKVVYLELCEDLRPLLDELHNCTLPVALQSFATDIDGFPAEWAPLSVIAPITEASAEYQAISYALTTPGVELVLVDRSTDHVFQWEPHGDDAGKGENEDEETALHGDAVGVEIGDLRPRFAELEEHLLHHGKVRHWSEWWDQYVEQPLVDADYDTYRQVMVLIGSLFRRLRPEGSARTTVDEDRERYMWTRIREHLASSGADPADCLYVCGAFHAASRVAEFGLHGATGTFEISPRTATRWQYGLIPSSHSAIEAQFGLAPGSVSIAAATWSKALRRSGLKPFRLGGAQATKKKPAKAAQPPAPPAPVTDRLSGFLTAAPASDGLDEQELLGWCVDIVRLARKNGYASSTADAIAVYETSILLAGIRGRRRPTPYDFQDAAVTCIEKDAVPGRRDIARLCEILLGGDRVGSVGYDALPPLARDVLDRLAPLGLDLEKRTIQRALLDLEADPHLRPCSDLLWILRRLLPHGAVQPIMGSRRLGERSIQESWDLAIGRNMRSIVELGYEGVTVEQVLEQRLRKSVHAPQATAAGALAAVEDSILYLGSRRFTDELGARAVELLAAERTVDDAPEVLRRIRRLLTHYQATEPELPAWCQAFVTAGYAHYCTLLPTAFTDDDTGVRQVAAMLGFLLGMESLALSLGCDHTQLELAVQQSHPETPAKVALLWAAQTQLGLLPLPELRRRCDELLDNPLVVPSFPLYLSGFVQALEPAPALASLVVEVLSKAFARLPDTVLLPWLPKLITTLKDHAAEMVPVLVREAGRTFPATLAALDSWVPPWSAPEAPAPSAAVPDGGPAGELLAAHPAACDAVAALLGLAPDWPTTATTTPGAAPEVTALLTEHPATADALAALLS
- a CDS encoding AAA family ATPase; translated protein: MIDTDTDSLVLMTETGPAIVQAGSIEQIEAARTPAQVPESPPAARPVPPPAPAAPSPAWDRLREEFAVDLEQAETTAPVFGLDPAIRLSYTAAKEVEKHLNRVKNRLEASNTLREPARARQAIRDLVAAADECGYAPAYHLAALLLLEHGGTAAARRQAAEWMTWAAPYGGRYAWDLAVLHLRGGEVEKAAATLGEGLRTTPAEQTDDRLLCAFLALVLRSGDTRLPVPVLAAAHAGAVQRTVAVRAGLYLVAELARERMPALEPLLSLTTARWDDLAQVLDALEPGAAERHRPAATSSAPAQPAAAAPHPGAPAAVPQARPASAAAPPGPAAETISPGDPLLHVLAARNKLNLGRFDDALKIAQRALADHPGHPELLEIVEVARREKAPAGGSSPAPRRPVKAPAGQNRASLYAQAQRAETQEKDLDKAEELYRQTIARGGDIERAVRSLAWLLHRRKRSEEALELLRDPNVEVKETLQHRNMIITIVGSLGRWEEAAALLEQMLEEDHSRQVRTGLLKRLIVAYRKLRDARSARNAAERLLRHGPRNPEFRDIWAELEKAERTGIWDNIDKLLAKTDWSPEQPGSISPVLLLHLDRCEYAGVNPLRVQEGTLSEKDVQELEALIRKLGARRSADRAAYNLSVARILRDLNQTDDDLFRRALRAFGAAMGDLCAAERRHGDVTRTYYTQAVALGPWDEMGELKVKQFVLSYLDPNWQQPQDKPPFEKCLEWVLEIESLRRPLLFGLLNLASESDPVRKELVSRTFRVAEIRNLLFDELCGYLGRPNPACTQDVYVAFWQEALHRLRQELDEQRKSLQLPLNRSDPLGTLAEDQQQLEQARQLAPTTQLDIDRLKAVATILGEVRGYLEQTSYLEQERLESKIRTAVRQLVTEIEGYPTRLSLEYLVPLLAKLDAAITAHFGEVQRAAEPSGLEVTEVLPSYVPDASSAIQVQLSVKNPPRRSPAVDVMLRVLDNSDDYRPVPEPIQVAHSLRDEQSESCTVPLVVTPHAIAERLVTLRYRLEFTVRSDERIVTEPDTLSLRLDDLQDWKPIPNPYSEGAPVKDENMFYGRGELLQTLVDALERPDAKCVVIYGQKRVGKSSVLHHLRRALKPPVLAAELNLGKLATNLDHARLLYMIAGAFFRKLEDLEEEGWPALDLPRPALRDFQDSGDAQIFFDDYMHGMLRQMRRSQDYRNWRLVLLLDEFTVLYSVIERGDLPREFMKAWKAMLESELFSSVVAGNDLMPRFLKAFPNEFQVARQEPVSYLDPGPAEELITVPVRLDNGENRHRGDSVQRILELTARSPYYIQLFCNRLIQHMNAERQMLIGPADVDRVATALVSGDQALPLEQFDNLLTPGDADVSDLPAGTVLEVLNVCLTGRRRDLHLDGRKARDLPDGPRVLEDLMRRNVIVREAEDRYRIKVGLFAEWLWHRKA
- a CDS encoding tetratricopeptide repeat protein, which encodes MPTDQHGLTIGSASGAAVRHYDNAIHELLHFRPEVVAEARAALEEDPGFVLGHVLSAYLGVLSTEADNARAARERFAGFRAGVDASGLPPRERAHLEAVEHLLEGDFRTCGALLARITEEHPRDALALIAGHQIDFFTGDARSLRDRIGRALPAWHEDDRHFGQILGMYAFGLEETGDYDRSEEAGLRAVELDPKDVWGIHAVAHTYEMQGRFRKGIDYLDARLADWSTGTFFNVHTWWHYTLYALEAGDTARALDVYDAVLHGPETAETALQLVDASALLWRLLLEGDDQTARWKALADAWTPKMDEPFYAFNDVHAVMAFVGAGRFTEADRLIASRESAAASGRLGVSNHAMTVRVGLPVCRALAAYGRGDHDGAVKALYPIRHRLNEFGGSHAQRDAVQKTLLEAALRGGRLDLARTLVGERIDLRPSSPFNWLKHAAVAERLGDRAAAAAARSRAAGLRAATDL
- a CDS encoding DUF72 domain-containing protein, which codes for MGEILVGTSSWTDKTLLDSGWYPPEARTAEDRLRFYASRFRLVEVDSTYYGPPAERTVALWRDRTPERFTFNVKAFSLLTGHPTRPGAMYRDLRDRLPDKKTLYLKDVPEDVVEAVWQRFLGALRPLHEAGKLGAILFQFPGWFPFGERGRRYILQVKERCAPMRICVEFRNATWMTAENRPATLDFLTEHDLAYVSVDMPQGHTTSIPPVLAATSDLAVVRFHGHSERWTSGDIRERFAYLYSPDELRTWSSRLRTLAERTKTTHVLFNNCCADHSQQNAAQLAALLTEDPDPSSP